In Metopolophium dirhodum isolate CAU chromosome 9, ASM1992520v1, whole genome shotgun sequence, the genomic window CCTTACCTAGCCAATTCAGATCCATTCGATCGTCTGTAACTGATAAACACATCCGTGATTTTTTTGTCCGACGACGATTTCTTCAATttcatttctatataatatgattcaccAAGTAATTTAGACTGATTTACAcgtaatagtattttttattaatagaaaCATTTACCTTTTGCATTTAATATATACAGATGATGTATGGTATTTGTGATTTTGCAATCGTTTAAGAGTTGATCTGTCGTTAAACtcctgaataataataatttaatgcttattagttgtatataaaaaaaaatttcgtgaAGATTGCTTGCATAGTtatggaataatattaaataattggaaactgTCCCACCTGATCGTGTTCATATTTATTCCTGCATTCAACATGGGATACGTGTACACGCCGTAGTCGAATGTAGGATCGATCGACTTTAGGAACGAGTGCAAACCGGTCGAGTCTTTACTACTGTAGTCGGctgattgttttaaattgtctagTTCTCTCATAAATctagaaacaataaaaaacataacatattataatattgtttaggtatagatataatgtcaaatgtaaaattagttattaaaaagaTAAGTCATCAGTCATAATTAAATTCACGATGTGCGTTCAAATGTGAATATTTGATAAAGTCTGCCTTATGTCATCAGATTTCAAGCTATATacaaaaaatcaattcatttttaataacaaaaaaaaaatctaatgtttgcttaatatttgatatttaacatgattattgatattattaacaaaaaaaaattaagaaaaaacggaaatttttatgcaaaatccgTTTTTGACAAAAgcaaatttagtttttagtgtACCTTTCTGTggtaattctaaaaaaaattaacatagataaatgcaattttcactaaatatttatatattagcattttctatacaccataaaacattttgactcgtgttgagttatttataggcatatacaattttcgattattattaggtttttttaattaatgcggaaaaaaaatttcgttgttagtggaaattaaaaaaaaattgagcgtaaatcaatcaatttttataagcgtctgaAGTTGGATTatgacaaaattcgtaaaaatcatgaaaatttgcaaattatttcgagttgtaaattcataaaaaatgtttgttttatatctaagattttaaaatttaattcaagattCTCCCcagtttttctatatttatcaaaaaaaaaaatgtttcccagaaatggaaattaaatttttatcagcGTTTACAacattgtataacattttcttattttgttgcaattcaaaaacaaataaccgtaaatatttaaaattttcacaattcgtaaattttacaattttcgatacttgataaattttaaaaatacgtaggcaagaattttttttataagcattttaagttcaaatttcgcCAACATTGATCACattgaacatattttacaaattattttgcaaataaaaatgtataaaatgttcaatttttatagctaagaattaaaattgtaaaataaggtTTCACGAAAGTAGCTcatattataaccaaaaaatctaaaaaatatataaacacagtttttttttatagttattttaagggGATCGCATGTTACGTATTTTTCGTACATTTTAGACGAATAAGCGGTGGTAAATGACACATACTTCTGAATGTccgatattaatttttaatatatgtatgaattCTTTGGAAAAATAACTAGGCTTTCTAGGAAGTCGattgtcaattttaaattttaaaggaccatacaatttggatatttttttaaaaatatctcatgaaataattgcattacatttgtatttatttcgggttttatatcaaaaaagtggTTCCTACAAAGCATAGTCTAGGAGCTTACAAATTCATCCcttttttcgaaattacaatcaaacttcaggaagtatgtttaatttactaccgctTTTGGTAGTTTTTATATGTGATGCATAGAAGAATATAATTCGTTGTTCTTGATTCATTGACATGCGAGTGTACGTGCGAGAGTTGCACACGACGGATTCCGAATGTATCTACGCACGctaatgatcatttacttcGCACATAACCACACTGCGTAACGAGTATAAGACATCGAATTGCCTATACGCGACCCCTTATTAAATCACCGTCTTCAATCCACTTAAGTTCAAGtttggatgaaattagatattcGGAGAAGGccgattttagttttgtattataatttaaaaatattattcgtggctACTTGAatcttaaaagtatataattacttatattttacaaataatattagttcaACTTACcagctttataatataattaatattaaatataatataaaatatccttaggtgacaaatcgtctccgctcagaatcgttttacaagtacaatgatattatatcatcgaattcaattttaacgtcatccattacagtgaccaacttgtaacctactgtacaatagAGCGACAACCAATAATTACccgtttttttatcattttattataatttttaagtttattttccaacattttttttacttcagTGCCGCTGTGgtttcataatattactgttCCTGTGAATGTCTGCAGTTGATGAATGCTGACAGTCATTGGTGAATGTAGGAATACTCCAAAATCATTGATGAATcttgacatattatttaaaaattcattatataaGACACATGCAAACTTTCACAAGTAAACGTTGTTATATTCATTGAGTGAAATTCGTGAATTTGGTGAATATTGGTAGTAGTTATcgtgtaataattaaaacaatactaatatcatatagtaatatagtatacttcACTGCAGTACAATATTAGTTCATCGTATTGGTTGATAACTTTGATACGTCTTATTATTATCTTGATGGGTTTTTACAAATTGGCATCCAAAGATAGTGTTACGAAGTCTTTTAAATCATGCATAATTACCTACCCCAGAAAACAGTTTAATTAAAAGAATTAAACAATAGTCAATACGtgtctattatattaatcataggtaggtataatcaGACAGTAAAAGCTATATGCCTAATATCATGTATTTATCTATTAGACTTGCGAACTATGATCCTGCCCGTATGGTCCGTATagaaacaacaatataaaaatcataaaatcaatattttattttatattaaaatcagggaaaattttaatatttaatttcaatttacagTCCTGTAGGACGTGATATGACATAATTGTAAATGACATACGACACCAGCCGTTTCGTcaaaattttgttattatatctaTGATTCCCGTTTAGCTTAGACAGCTTagatcaatttaaaattatgttggcAATGATTCTGttaaataatgttgtaaattatctataatattttaataacatttatcaaacgctaagaaaaaataaaaataataatatgtggcaggtattattgtattaatcgatatattttgaacaaaattaaaaccttttatagttttattgtatgcgtagattttttaataatgcgtttttataaatattttgaactaaatttgaaattttttaaatgtactaatttttaaatactaaaaaatgtttaatacattaaCACAAAcggaaaataaacttaaaaagtcTGCTCTTTCTTTAGTCAATAACcctaatacacaataatacatcAAAGTGCTAAAAAtctcttttaattttattgcttATCACTTGGATGATTTCTGATTTGTCTCTTTGGCCTTGTCAACgacttacataaatattaatcttCCACTGGTTATTTTTCTTTGAAACTGGCCAAGTGATAAGCGGAGAAGGTAATTTTTGGACGAAACGGGTTTCACCCAAACACACTACCAACCTTTTTCTCTGTAATCCATTTTGCATTCCGATGTCGTATTTCAAGTTGTCCTCGTTAATGTGCAACAAAATATCACCATCAACTAGATTTGCAGAAAAGTATTCGGCGAACTCGATAAAATCGATTCGTTTGACCCATTCATGTACGTCATCTACTGACCACAGGGGCACTTTTTCTTGATTGTTTCTGTGGGGCACCTCTTCGCCGATCAACTTTAATGTTTTGGCAGCTAATTTGGACGCTAGGGTGTTTCCGCTACGGGTCACTTTCTTCAGTGGTTCAATCACGTTGATCGCTTTGAATACGCTGGTCATACCTAATTGCTTCTTGATCCCGGCTTCCATGCAAAAATGGAAAGCAGCCAAGTTGCACGCTTCTTCTCGGGTGGAACTCAAAACCGGGACTAGTTTTTCCAGCCATTTTTGACTTTGGCCACGGGAATGTGGAGCCATATTGGATTCGTCGAATTCTGTCGGCGTGTGCGTGGTGACGAACGGATTAATCAGATCTAGAGATCTGGAATTTATCGCGGCCACCTCGTCTTCCTTATTAGTGACCAAAACCACTATTGCCAAGAAAGCGTAATACTTTATGTTGACGTCTGAGTTAAACACCAACGTGTACAACCACGTGGGCACCTTACGCTTTATCATTTTATCTTGGCTTTCTGGTCCTCCATACAGCGATAAGTTCGCTAGAGCACTGGCGCAATGTTTCAAGGTTTCGGTGTCTTGGTTTCGACCTTCGTACAGCAACACGTCCAAACCACCGAGTTTTATTACATCGCTACACATGATTTCAGTGTGCTTGAATAAGTTTTCAAggattcctaaaaaaaaattgtttaataaacaaaatataattgggTTAGGCTGGGAAAGGAGAGAAAGTTTGTTAACATTAcaatagtatagtatacaaattTGTTCACGTTAGATCTATTATTACCAAACATCTTATTATAACACATGTTCGTATTTAATCGATAAACTTGAACGTTTGAACAAAAATTGTCATCTTTCGTTTGGAACGTTAAAACCatattatgatttgaaaatgttcaaccCCATCTCGTGCGGCAAcatttaagaacattttttttaataaaaaataataacgaattggcaaaaaaattatttaagcgagtattaaaaaaatatatctcacCGGCGCTGACATTCAATTTATCAACCGAGCTGATTTGAGTCTTGTACTCGCACACTACGTTCACGACCTTCTCGACCCCTTTGTCAAATACATATTCACGATTTTCTGTCGTCAGACATTGCTCCAACAGTCTGGCGCTGGAAAACTGTAGACTTTGGTCACTGGACATGCAATTGTTCATTAACAATTCCAGTCCACCGGAATCCCGTAACGTGTTGCACAACACGTACCCAAGTTTGCAGTTAGGAACGTCCCACGCTTTGCATATCATGtcaaatattttgtcaatcaCTTCGTTCGGTGCTCCGAGTTGTGCATACTCGTCACATACAAGTAAATTGATGGTGTTATTCAGGTACGAAGAATACTTTTTCACTGCATTTTCAACATCGACTGCATTGTAGACGGCAACCCGCATCAGGTCCAGATCGTCGAATTTAATATCTAAGAGATTGTTCACACATTCCATCATAGCGTTGACTGTTGATCTCAAACTTTCAGATGAAGACCCGCCGTGTAAAGACTTAAAACACAAGAAAAAAAGGATGTAACTAAACACTATtagtgtaaataattatttatagttattgtaaCGACTATTCGAAACATTCATACTAACCTACaccataattattcaaatagtatacttaaataaaacagATGAGTTATATAGACAgcgtttcaaattttaaaatgaacacTTAAGATCTGATAAACATTAgtaattgattaatataaatacgatttcgttaattatacaatatataagtttttttaaatgatacttaagagttaagaaGTTGCAATTCCATCACTCACAAGTcacaatatgtaatatgttgaGAGATAGGAGGGAGTAAAATTATTGCATattcaacattattttcatatatatacgTACCAGAGTTACATATTCGATATCGTGTTCATTCACAGGACtttcatcataataattttttgacaattataatagttatcaatgtattttaataattataaaagcgGTAACACGGCGTCTtggataggcaatttagctacaccACCATCACTGGTTCATGTTATATTTTCTGTTATCGCTTCCCAAAAACTGTACGACACCCGTAGATAATGGCCGACCGACGTCACATTAGTGACGATTACAACATTCTTAACAGTGGTTAGGTTATAACGTGACGACGAACTGATAAATATAGACATGAAAAATAAGCATAACTTCACAtacttttttaatgaataaataacagCAAACATACACACTCGGAAACAACATACCTAACCTGATGTGACGTCTGGACATctgaaatgtttttaaattaccggACATATTAGCAGACCACCTAGTATTTTATCCACCACTGTAGGGTTGTAattttacatcatatttttaagtGACCCAATTTAAAGTGAACGACTGATCACTCAACATCCAAACACTCCACCTCGTTAATCGGCTAATCATAAGCGACAATAGCCAAGCAAAAATTATGATAACGTGAAAAATAAATTcgggtgaaaaaaaatatgaccagttaatgtaaataataaactataaacatgaagtgaattattgtttaaatcgACTTTTGATACATTTATGCAAAGCTGCATTGGACATTAACATGTTAACGAATGACGAGTTAAAGTTATGTTACTTTTAATCGAGTTACATAATGTaactaattactttttttattgttcaataataaatttaaacttaacgTACTAAtgtttgtttcataatattttatattaatatatattaatattgttgatcGAAAGTACATGTTTGACTTTTacattaactaattatttagataattatagttttgtttCTTTGTAAGacatacattatacctacattactaTGTTGTTATATCAAACaagatttgttattttatgaaaaatcaattgaatCCAATGTCGTAAAACTTTGaactttttgaataaaaatttaatttgacttttcagtaaacgtatttttttttgttaaaagtaaACAAACTTTTGaggaattttatattaaattttcaaattatagatgtaaaatgaaacatttttataaatatttactcaaaTTAGTTTGCAAACTTTCgtgattttgtcaaatattgttaaaatactaACTTAAGActctcataaataattattgtggatATTGTCTGTAAATTGTTTTAgatttacaccaaaaacaaaaatcgatcccgctcagaatctaaaataaccgtagatacttaaaTGTTTTGccaaatgtaaatacatatagGCATTTTTTATGcatgatttaaaatatcttaaaaataattttcctttttgaactatttgtatacattttcaattttcaatttttttgtttttatattatgaaatttgtgGGCTCAGAACCAAAATGTTACctcaaaatatctaattttgctAGAAAGCCAtctaaaattaatcattttaaatgagttttacataaaaaaattaacaatattctaCGTTAACTctcaaaattggtttttattttaaacagcaCACAGAacgtaagaaataaaaaatatgaaaaatctcCGATAAGAACCAACATGTCCTCCAggtagaatatatatttttttactcagACGTTACcaaccacaaaataataaataatagttacagTACctagatacctaataatattattggtacagAATGTATATCCTATGCGTGAcgataaaatacaaactatattaaatcattccttatattatagttataattaatttaagctATTGAGATAACCATTTTCTGACTAACCTGACCCTAAGCTcgggtatgtaataataataggcaaAATGAATAGAATGCTACTTACCTAACGATTTCAAattatagatacttaaaaagatttacaacattttttgggAAAAATGCGATATGTTAACTTCAGACGTGTGTAATTTTTACTTTacacatacctactatattatataatactataaatacctTTTCAGTGCCAAAAATCATATGCCGAAGCCGCGCAATCGGTCAAGATGACAAGCCAGCGTgttcaatcaatatttaatatcgtCTGAAAGTCTCGATGTatgtttataattgataatggtacacaaacaataaattgtaacgGGAATTAGTATCATCTTCCGAACCGTTATACCTGCTGTGCTAaaacgattaatatattattaccatgtaATGTAACATACTTAGCAACGACTGGTGACACTCAACTGATTTTTAATTTGGCACTGCAGCGTATTTAAAGTTATGCACAGCAAATCATCAAATGGGTATTTCGGTAGTACGCGCAATGGTTCGCCCGCACTCATGGAAATACATTCATTAGACAATGTAAATAATGtgttatctatttaatattataatacatgttattaattgaataaaaataaaaatactgtgaCATACCTTTGTAAGTGTGTTTTGCAGAGTGTTATTCGGAAAATATCTTAGTAGTAGATCATCGGACAAGAATACAAAGTGGATATTGAAAGTATTTGACAAGATaggatggtttttttttgtatagatagaaattattaaatttcttctgcaaattaaaaattatttaatgataattattgcgtatagtaataataataattattattattatcgttacaaATGTGGAAagcatatgatattaatatttgtctATGTTCTAGTGGATTAAAATaagtgtaatacaatatttgaattccattaaaaaatgcattgtataatgtatataataaaatatatcttactATTATGCAAAAAAGATTTGAAAAATAGTTTCATCAAATAATTAACATGAgagccaatattatattttatcaattttaagatATAGATTGAAAGAAGCATAAGGAAGATTTTATAATGtacactattataaaaaaacaataaaaatttttatgaattataaatcaaaataatttgcaaattttcatgatttttacgaattttgtcaaagaTCTACCGGTTACTTAGACGTTTATAAAAAACTACAGTGCCCTTaatataagtcaaaatattttataaatcgtaaattctaatattaacGTTTAGTGAACATTCCATGTATcgatggtatttttttttagagtcaACCAAAATCCAAAACCGATATTGTCAAAAACTAATTCTTGCaaaatttcccgtttttccttaatttttgttttggattttccaatgcaccaactagaatCACTTTCCACCGGAAAatatactgaagttaaaaatcaaagcattatttgaCTATTTACCGTGtatacagacacaaataaaaaaaaacacatcattgtaaaatcaatacattcatcgctccgctcagaatctaaaacgaaaAGGGGAGATCTGTGCCATGGAAAAGTAAATTTCTCTGAACCAGATACATATCCACAAGAATCTAAAGAAATTTATTGCATATGATGAAATGAACAAACATTTCAGACAAAATAAcagagtttataataatttattagcacTCACTTCTTTTAATGGTCACCATGCTAATATAAACTTGGGTGGCAGTATTTCATCCATGATAATTGTTGGTTAGGTGAAAAATTAAGGATATCATCAGGACAGGTCTAGCatctgaaaaacaaaaatgtagtcaaatttatattaagGACAATGGAAAAGCAAGGTAAAACTCTCGACTCaccaaaaaaactattgaaaaggATTGGCAAGCGAAGCGGTAATAATGCCTACTAATGTAAATAATTCATATGTTTATATTCATGGTTTATGACTTTATGACAAGTGATAACGTATTATTTatccaattaattattaaatattatattaaatatcctaaaagtataatattactgtaaaaatgactttaaataaaataaaactatgacataaataatgtctaaaattattattttttgtttatttatttataattaattcaataaattaagaaataggTACTaactgttttataaatttaatgatttcaaTTAGTTCCTTGTATATCAAAAACATTCTAACTAAAATACATCaacgaaaaattatttaatgactataaatcaagtaaaataaaaagcaaaacATAATATGAGTTATGTTTAATAGTAAgacaaatttataatagttgGGCACATTATCTCATTTGCTTTTGTCATGCCTTAtacatgttaaatatttttcctagCAATAATGTTTACGAAGCATTGTATTGTTGGACAACTAGCTTTTACtgtcaacaacaataatattgggATAACATACTCGTTTCAAATGTTAGAATTCTTGAAATTCTTTTACGAAAGTTCTgacacataataaaattaaaactataactgCAAATGAATAATGATTGTATTAATCTACCAAATACGTACCTACTTCCTTCATTTctctttaatttaataatataattcatcaaaaaatcaATAGCAAAAAGTATTTCAGATTTTCTTAAAAGTCTTTAAAATTTTGATACATTATGTGAGCAACAATTACGAAccggttttaataatatttaaataggtattatataggtatttaactgCGTATAAATTATTCCGTATTATAAATTGCGAGCGTgacgataatacaataataggaattaccattttctatatGCCCAACAACAATAGGAGTatcaattgatatattattataaaaaaaaggttatctttaaaaatatcttattttagaaatacctaattattaggCTAAAATGTCGTGTTTTGgttgtcaataataaatatatgatgtaaAATCTGTGTAACTATATGGTTTAAATATCTTATAGTGTAATAACCTGTATGATAGTAAACTTAGAACGTAATTACATTTGTAATGTAAGAAATgcacaataacaaaataaagaaGTTAGCCGAGTACTTATgccatttatatacaaatacacaaATATACTTTGCATAGATACTGTATTTTCTGactaaattcattaaaatgtacatgtatcaataatattttgaacgatATCTGCTTCCTTTTATGTTGCTAGATTTTTCGGCTGTGGATGGCTTATGGTCTATAATAGCGTATGGCTATAGATCAACTAAATgtattaactaataagtaggtaatatgtAACTAATAGGTAGGACTAAGATTAATTAATATgcgatataaaatagtataatatacaaaaataaattaaagtatacaATGAGATTACCGATATTTTACCAACAATCATTAGGTAAGAGAAATAATCTTATAACAAAAGCATTAAGcatcttataatttaaaaagaaactgaATAaagatactttttaatttttatgattttatgtaaGCACCAAGCTAATCAATTTTTGttacttttacttttaaataagcctacgaaatattaaaaaatgtttttagttaaATGCAAATTTACTGATTTGATGGAACTAAAATTATGACCGTATACGACGTAGAATCTAGGCTTTAGCACTACTTTTggttaaatatacaataaaacaagCATTTTTCGTATTTATCGAAAAACAGAACTGAGCGaagaagttattattattaatttatactaatatttttattagattgaATTAGTTCTTGCTGagaacattaaattttaaaatgtcatggtgtgtatacaatataataattatacacttatatCTATGTTATATACAGCCATACAAGCCGGATCTTAGCTTTTCAACACCCAtcgaaaatgaaaaaatacgcCCGTTTTAGGGAGATGACcagaattagtattttttatatgaa contains:
- the LOC132952471 gene encoding NAD(+) hydrolase sarm1-like, with translation MIFGTEKSLHGGSSSESLRSTVNAMMECVNNLLDIKFDDLDLMRVAVYNAVDVENAVKKYSSYLNNTINLLVCDEYAQLGAPNEVIDKIFDMICKAWDVPNCKLGYVLCNTLRDSGGLELLMNNCMSSDQSLQFSSARLLEQCLTTENREYVFDKGVEKVVNVVCEYKTQISSVDKLNVSAGILENLFKHTEIMCSDVIKLGGLDVLLYEGRNQDTETLKHCASALANLSLYGGPESQDKMIKRKVPTWLYTLVFNSDVNIKYYAFLAIVVLVTNKEDEVAAINSRSLDLINPFVTTHTPTEFDESNMAPHSRGQSQKWLEKLVPVLSSTREEACNLAAFHFCMEAGIKKQLGMTSVFKAINVIEPLKKVTRSGNTLASKLAAKTLKLIGEEVPHRNNQEKVPLWSVDDVHEWVKRIDFIEFAEYFSANLVDGDILLHINEDNLKYDIGMQNGLQRKRFMRELDNLKQSADYSSKDSTGLHSFLKSIDPTFDYGVYTYPMLNAGINMNTIRSLTTDQLLNDCKITNTIHHLYILNAKEMKLKKSSSDKKITDVFISYRRSNGSELASLIKVYLEIRGYQVFIDVVKLENGHFGNNLVNHLKQAKNFVLVLTQSSLDRCVGDNECNDWVHKEIVTAMQNQLNIIPIVVDDFTWPEMLPEDIRNLQTYDVVQWSHDIQDMCIDAIVTAMHGDSSAVHEGTSDGLSSDMSTEAVDPFLVVE